Proteins from a single region of Oceanispirochaeta sp.:
- the rplF gene encoding 50S ribosomal protein L6: MSRIGLKPVSVPKGVTVAVKDNILTVKGAKGELTQAYEPEVSFELKGDSAIVSRRDDTKRAKSMHGLYRKLLENMVEGVSTGFSKSLVINGVGYRAESRGKSLFLNLGFSTQIEYVLPEGVSVTSEGNKVTVSGISKELVGLVASEIRGLRPPEPYKGKGIKYETEHVRRKVGKSGVK, encoded by the coding sequence ATGTCTCGTATAGGTTTAAAACCAGTATCAGTCCCTAAGGGTGTCACTGTTGCTGTAAAAGACAATATACTGACCGTTAAAGGAGCCAAGGGTGAATTGACCCAGGCTTACGAGCCTGAAGTCAGCTTTGAACTCAAGGGTGATTCGGCTATAGTCAGCAGAAGAGATGATACCAAAAGAGCCAAGTCAATGCATGGCCTTTACCGAAAACTGTTGGAAAACATGGTAGAAGGTGTTTCCACTGGATTTTCAAAATCTCTTGTTATCAATGGAGTTGGTTACAGGGCAGAAAGCAGAGGTAAAAGTCTTTTTCTGAACCTGGGATTTTCAACCCAGATCGAATATGTTCTTCCCGAAGGGGTGAGCGTTACTTCAGAGGGTAATAAGGTTACTGTTTCTGGTATATCCAAGGAACTAGTAGGACTTGTTGCCAGTGAAATCCGTGGACTTAGACCTCCCGAACCTTATAAAGGTAAGGGGATTAAATACGAAACAGAACATGTCAGACGTAAAGTCGGTAAGTCTGGTGTTAAATAG
- the rplR gene encoding 50S ribosomal protein L18, with protein sequence MDRIKEKQAKRLQRKKHVRKKISGTADRPRLTVFKSNKNLNLQVIDDVKGHTIVSASTLEKDLTAIKVNVEGGAQLGKVIGERMKAVGINAIVFDRNGFMYHGIVKAIAEAARAEGIQF encoded by the coding sequence ATGGATAGAATTAAAGAAAAGCAAGCTAAACGGTTGCAGAGAAAAAAACATGTTCGGAAAAAAATATCCGGAACTGCTGATAGGCCCAGACTGACTGTTTTTAAAAGCAACAAAAATCTTAATCTCCAGGTAATTGATGACGTTAAGGGTCACACCATCGTCAGTGCCTCTACACTGGAAAAAGATCTTACTGCAATTAAAGTTAACGTCGAAGGTGGAGCTCAGCTTGGTAAGGTCATCGGCGAAAGAATGAAAGCAGTAGGAATCAATGCAATAGTATTTGACCGTAACGGTTTTATGTACCATGGTATTGTTAAAGCAATTGCTGAAGCAGCCAGAGCCGAAGGCATTCAGTTTTAA
- the rpsE gene encoding 30S ribosomal protein S5 has translation MAYEKRNREEKEFTEKLIKLNRVSKAVKGGRKMSFSALMVVGDGKGRVGFGFGKANDVAEAIRKSVEKAKGNLRTIPLKKNTIPHEILGEFKSASVLLKPAAPGTGIIAGGPVRAVMEAAGIHDILSKSLGSKNTMNIVKSVFNGLDNLFDAKAVASGRGKNISELWG, from the coding sequence ATGGCGTATGAAAAAAGAAACAGAGAAGAAAAAGAATTTACCGAAAAGTTAATCAAGCTGAATCGTGTTTCAAAAGCTGTAAAAGGTGGACGAAAAATGTCTTTCTCCGCACTGATGGTTGTCGGTGATGGTAAAGGCCGCGTTGGTTTTGGATTCGGTAAAGCTAATGATGTAGCTGAAGCAATCAGAAAGAGTGTTGAAAAGGCTAAGGGTAACCTCAGAACCATTCCTCTCAAGAAGAATACAATTCCCCATGAGATTCTGGGTGAGTTCAAAAGTGCTTCTGTATTACTGAAACCTGCTGCACCCGGTACTGGTATTATTGCTGGTGGTCCTGTTCGTGCGGTAATGGAAGCTGCAGGCATTCATGATATTCTGTCCAAGTCTCTTGGCTCCAAGAATACCATGAATATCGTTAAGAGCGTTTTCAACGGTCTGGATAATCTGTTCGATGCTAAAGCCGTTGCAAGCGGTCGTGGTAAGAACATAAGTGAACTGTGGGGTTAA
- the rpmD gene encoding 50S ribosomal protein L30, whose protein sequence is MAKKIRVKLVRSTIGRKPQQRKTVKALGLGKLNSVVEKEVNPSVLGMVQSISHLVEVEEME, encoded by the coding sequence ATGGCTAAGAAAATTCGTGTTAAACTTGTACGCAGTACAATAGGCCGCAAGCCCCAACAGAGGAAAACAGTCAAGGCCCTTGGTCTTGGTAAGCTCAATTCTGTTGTTGAGAAAGAGGTTAACCCTTCTGTTCTCGGTATGGTTCAGTCCATTTCACACCTCGTTGAAGTAGAGGAGATGGAATAG
- the rplO gene encoding 50S ribosomal protein L15 has product MNNIFVLKAPQGANRKKKVLGRGHGAGTGKTSGRGHKGQNSRSGGNVRPGFEGGQMPLYRRVAARGFSNYMFKKTAVPVNLFLLEKNYSDGEIVSMKTLLEKGLIKKSEKSIKILGNGELSKKLDVQIEKVSAGAVEKIEKAGGKVVKNPNQE; this is encoded by the coding sequence ATGAATAACATTTTTGTACTTAAAGCCCCTCAGGGTGCTAACAGAAAGAAAAAAGTTCTCGGAAGAGGGCATGGTGCCGGTACTGGTAAAACATCCGGTCGAGGTCACAAAGGTCAGAACTCCCGATCCGGTGGCAATGTTCGCCCTGGATTTGAGGGTGGGCAGATGCCTCTGTATAGAAGAGTGGCAGCAAGAGGTTTCTCGAACTATATGTTCAAGAAGACTGCTGTTCCTGTGAATCTGTTCCTATTGGAAAAGAATTACAGTGACGGCGAAATTGTTTCAATGAAAACGCTGCTGGAAAAAGGCCTGATCAAAAAATCCGAGAAGAGTATAAAAATACTTGGAAATGGTGAGCTGAGTAAAAAGCTTGACGTCCAAATTGAAAAAGTTTCCGCTGGTGCAGTTGAAAAGATTGAGAAAGCCGGTGGAAAAGTAGTTAAAAATCCAAATCAGGAATAG